One genomic region from Leptospira montravelensis encodes:
- a CDS encoding GGDEF domain-containing protein encodes MFLRTYHPSFTATNISDIGSSLQIFSVMTAFTSIISLLFVDSLVRTKEASFWIAFFRISSLAICFFVYLFGRKRVKLYQKHIYGITSLVLIGLILLYIPMMVYDKPNHAYYLFGSAIVIASASILLWIEPFRILLLSTLYIAVFIPLHLNFSRIQGFDRFVFYQDVLIVSFLLAFGFVANLLINYWRFEEYRVKARLRITVGKLLRINQKIEDLSRVDSMTELFNRRHLLEQFDLYKKRSNREGFIIGLVILDLDRLKAINDKYGHKQGDLAIQAFAKTVKSRTRITDIAARIGGDEFCLLVSPIDKEGLQVLAESIREKLERLQIPIHNQPGESLTLTVSIGATLFRPEDDPSFDELYHKIDTALYTSKNEGRNRITLIES; translated from the coding sequence ATGTTTTTACGAACCTACCATCCTAGTTTCACCGCCACCAATATTTCCGATATAGGCTCTTCTTTACAGATTTTTAGTGTGATGACGGCCTTTACTTCCATCATCTCTCTTCTGTTTGTCGATTCCCTTGTCCGAACCAAGGAAGCTAGTTTCTGGATTGCTTTTTTTCGAATCTCATCCCTTGCCATTTGTTTCTTTGTGTATCTCTTTGGTAGAAAAAGAGTCAAATTATACCAAAAACATATCTATGGAATCACAAGCCTTGTTCTCATTGGATTAATTTTACTTTATATACCGATGATGGTGTATGATAAACCAAACCACGCATATTACCTGTTTGGTTCTGCGATTGTGATCGCCAGTGCATCGATTCTTCTTTGGATCGAGCCGTTTCGGATATTACTTCTATCCACTCTTTATATTGCAGTATTCATTCCCTTACATTTAAACTTTTCGCGTATCCAAGGTTTTGATCGTTTTGTTTTTTACCAAGACGTACTCATTGTATCCTTTTTACTTGCCTTTGGATTTGTGGCTAACCTCCTTATCAACTACTGGAGATTTGAAGAATATAGAGTAAAGGCAAGGTTACGTATCACTGTAGGAAAATTACTTCGGATCAACCAAAAAATCGAAGACCTCTCGCGAGTGGATTCGATGACAGAACTATTTAACAGACGTCATCTGCTCGAGCAGTTTGATCTCTATAAAAAAAGATCCAACCGAGAAGGTTTTATTATTGGACTTGTGATTTTAGATTTGGACCGACTCAAAGCAATCAATGACAAGTATGGTCACAAACAAGGTGACCTTGCCATCCAAGCCTTTGCCAAAACGGTAAAATCCAGAACAAGAATTACAGACATTGCTGCTCGAATTGGGGGGGATGAGTTTTGTTTATTAGTCTCTCCTATCGATAAAGAGGGATTACAGGTGCTTGCCGAGTCGATTCGAGAAAAATTGGAACGTTTGCAAATTCCCATCCACAACCAACCGGGGGAATCGCTTACCTTAACTGTTTCGATTGGGGCCACGCTTTTCCGACCGGAAGATGATCCGAGTTTTGACGAACTTTACCATAAAATTGATACAGCGCTCTATACCTCAAAAAATGAAGGAAGAAATCGAATCACCCTCATCGAATCTTAA
- the mqnC gene encoding cyclic dehypoxanthinyl futalosine synthase yields MNLASFSLSPNDPADAVLLNAVEGKRISPAEALILYKTGDFLKIQMVARFLREKVRPHTQASYTMFRVVNYTNYCNVECSFCSFMDEIGNGKGYVLSKEEILQKMDYAVEEGADQMFLQGGVYPNLPFDYYLDVIRTVKTKYPNMHIRAFSPVEVINLETITGKPLREVLLILKEAGLDSVPGAGAEILTERMRQIISPKKATVSEWVRAMETCHEVGLLGSANVVFGSEETEEEVIEHLRVVRDLQDRTGGFLSFIPWTFQPQTKRFKVRPVPTHEYLKVLGICRIFLDNIKHIETSVMVLGKGVGQLALYSGADDISSVVIEENVLRSFGLKTEKEARKFLKEGGFQPIRRNLLYEENYDGNRVGAE; encoded by the coding sequence ATGAATTTAGCCTCTTTTTCCCTAAGCCCAAATGACCCTGCAGATGCCGTTCTTTTGAATGCCGTAGAAGGTAAACGTATCTCTCCTGCAGAGGCCCTCATCCTCTACAAAACAGGTGATTTCCTTAAAATCCAAATGGTGGCCAGGTTTCTCCGCGAAAAGGTCAGACCGCACACCCAAGCTAGTTATACCATGTTTCGAGTGGTGAATTACACCAATTATTGTAATGTCGAATGCAGTTTTTGTTCCTTTATGGATGAAATTGGAAATGGAAAAGGGTACGTCCTCTCCAAAGAAGAGATCTTGCAAAAAATGGATTACGCTGTGGAAGAAGGAGCCGACCAAATGTTCCTTCAAGGTGGTGTGTATCCGAATCTCCCCTTTGATTATTATTTAGATGTAATTCGCACTGTAAAAACAAAATACCCCAACATGCATATCCGAGCCTTTTCTCCTGTGGAAGTGATCAATTTAGAAACCATTACAGGAAAACCTCTCCGTGAAGTATTATTAATCTTAAAAGAAGCAGGTCTTGATTCGGTTCCGGGTGCCGGTGCAGAAATTTTGACAGAAAGAATGCGTCAAATTATCTCACCTAAAAAGGCTACCGTATCCGAATGGGTTAGGGCGATGGAAACCTGCCACGAAGTGGGACTTCTTGGATCTGCCAATGTTGTTTTTGGCTCAGAAGAAACAGAAGAAGAAGTGATTGAACACTTACGAGTGGTTCGTGACCTGCAAGATCGTACAGGTGGATTTTTATCCTTTATTCCTTGGACCTTCCAACCACAAACCAAACGGTTTAAAGTAAGGCCAGTTCCTACACATGAGTATTTGAAGGTTCTTGGAATCTGTCGTATCTTTTTAGATAATATCAAACATATTGAAACATCAGTTATGGTGCTTGGAAAAGGAGTCGGGCAACTGGCACTTTATTCCGGGGCTGATGATATCTCCTCGGTTGTCATTGAAGAAAATGTACTTCGTTCTTTTGGATTAAAAACAGAAAAGGAAGCCAGAAAGTTTTTGAAAGAAGGGGGATTTCAACCCATCCGAAGGAACTTACTTTATGAAGAAAATTACGATGGCAATCGAGTCGGTGCGGAATAA